A genomic region of Metopolophium dirhodum isolate CAU chromosome 1, ASM1992520v1, whole genome shotgun sequence contains the following coding sequences:
- the LOC132937411 gene encoding sentrin-specific protease 2-like, with translation MTSETHLYLNDSVINNYFNLIQKQYPSVYCFDTYFYVRLEKSKYKSVERWTKKINIFSKRKVFFPINIRRKRFAHWILITADMDKRRVIYFDSLKNHYEYKIHLDILSYLQQEHERKLGYPLQNWRIVRGSNPQQSNGSDCGVFVCTIAEYLARDASFNFKQKNMPSFRKLILYELFIEQLITVDEDVDEDSIVDEIDRMINNSLMNR, from the coding sequence ATGACTTCAGAGACCCACCTGTATTTGAATGATTCCgtgatcaataattattttaatttaatccaAAAACAATATCCGAGCGTTTATTGCTTTGATACCTATTTTTATGTGCGACTTGAGAAATCTAAATACAAATCAGTAGAGCGttggacaaaaaaaatcaatattttttcaaaaagaaaagtaTTTTTTCCTATCAATATTAGAAGAAAAAGGTTTGCACACTGGATTTTGATAACAGCGGATATGGATAAGAGAcgagttatatattttgatagtcTTAAAAATCATTATGAATACAAAATTCATTTAGACATATTATCATACTTACAGCAGGAGCATGAAAGAAAGTTGGGTTATCCTTTACAAAACTGGAGAATTGTAAGAGGTTCTAACCCCCAACAGTCTAACGGAAGTGACTGCGGGGTTTTCGTCTGCACAATTGCGGAGTATCTCGCAAGAGATGcttcgtttaattttaaacaaaaaaatatgccaTCTTTTAggaaattgatattatatgaaCTGTTTATCGAACAACTCATTACAGTAGACGAAGATGTGGACGAAGATTCAATCGTTGATGAAATAGACCGTATgattaataattctttaatgaacagataa